A region of uncultured Desulfobacter sp. DNA encodes the following proteins:
- a CDS encoding methyl-accepting chemotaxis protein, which yields MKKILDLPIFIKFMAAGIGTIILLVAVLLFFYVRSDKAQTVDAYAEKARSICLISESVRQEMEDKWALGLFPMKEVISYARSGQTDQLLATIPVVSAWKAAMRKAELGEYTFRVPKFSPRNPQNEPDYGQSHKIEGPALEKMKKEHLDEYYVVDTQTNSVRYFLPIRLSETCLMCHGDPGQSKTLWGRDDGKDPTGGPFENWKAGEIHGAFEVIQSLDKADEQLQSRILKAFGLIVAGTLLAAVVLFLVARSITTRLKKGVDFADVLAKGDLSHEIDIQCKDETGKLARAMNTMIKNLQGMMVDINQGIQTLSGSSEQLNEASHTMSVDSSEASELARFVAEAAQQMSDGMASVRASIEETAGNVSSVSAAAEEMTATINEIVKNTEESRTVTQTAVTQAGQASEKVGQLGSAALEIGKVTETITDISEQTNLLALNATIEAARAGEAGKGFAVVANEIKVLANQTAEATTEIRRKIEHMQDSTQETTASIEQIIQVINAVNQSVSAIVEAVEQQSQATAEIAQNVSQASFGISEVKENVGQCSTAADDVAKNISRVSLASSEISNRSINVKYTAEELSGLAARLNELMAKFKLS from the coding sequence ATGAAAAAAATTTTAGATCTGCCGATTTTTATCAAATTCATGGCTGCGGGCATTGGTACAATAATTCTTCTGGTCGCTGTTCTGCTCTTTTTTTATGTTCGCTCTGATAAAGCGCAAACCGTTGATGCCTATGCAGAAAAAGCAAGATCCATTTGCCTGATCAGTGAATCCGTTCGCCAGGAAATGGAAGACAAGTGGGCATTAGGTCTGTTCCCCATGAAGGAGGTCATATCGTATGCCCGTTCAGGCCAGACCGATCAACTTCTGGCAACCATACCTGTGGTTTCGGCCTGGAAGGCGGCCATGCGCAAGGCAGAACTTGGGGAGTACACTTTCCGGGTCCCGAAATTCAGCCCCCGAAACCCCCAAAACGAACCTGATTACGGCCAGTCCCATAAAATAGAAGGCCCTGCGTTAGAAAAGATGAAAAAGGAGCATTTGGATGAGTACTACGTGGTGGATACACAGACCAATTCCGTTCGCTATTTTCTGCCCATCCGCCTGTCTGAAACCTGCCTGATGTGCCACGGGGATCCAGGCCAGTCCAAAACACTTTGGGGACGCGACGATGGTAAAGATCCCACCGGAGGTCCCTTTGAAAACTGGAAAGCCGGGGAAATCCATGGCGCGTTTGAAGTCATTCAATCCCTGGACAAGGCAGATGAACAACTGCAATCCAGAATTTTAAAAGCCTTTGGGCTTATCGTCGCAGGCACATTGCTGGCCGCTGTTGTATTATTTCTGGTGGCCCGTTCCATTACCACCCGATTGAAAAAGGGCGTTGATTTTGCCGATGTCCTGGCCAAAGGTGACCTGAGTCATGAAATAGACATTCAGTGCAAGGATGAGACAGGCAAACTGGCCAGGGCCATGAATACCATGATCAAAAATCTGCAGGGGATGATGGTGGACATCAACCAGGGGATACAGACACTGTCCGGTTCTTCGGAGCAGCTGAATGAGGCATCCCATACCATGTCAGTGGATTCGTCAGAAGCTTCTGAGTTGGCCAGATTCGTGGCCGAAGCCGCCCAGCAGATGAGTGACGGCATGGCCAGTGTCCGGGCATCCATCGAAGAGACCGCCGGCAACGTCAGCTCCGTCTCCGCCGCAGCCGAAGAAATGACGGCAACCATCAACGAAATCGTAAAAAATACCGAAGAGTCTCGGACAGTGACCCAGACCGCCGTAACCCAGGCAGGACAGGCGTCGGAAAAAGTGGGACAACTGGGATCGGCTGCCCTGGAGATCGGGAAAGTGACCGAAACCATAACCGATATCTCGGAACAGACCAACCTTCTGGCCTTAAATGCCACCATTGAAGCGGCCCGGGCCGGAGAAGCGGGTAAGGGCTTTGCCGTGGTGGCCAATGAGATTAAAGTGCTGGCCAACCAGACAGCTGAGGCGACCACTGAAATCCGCAGAAAAATTGAGCACATGCAGGACTCCACCCAGGAAACCACGGCAAGTATTGAACAGATTATCCAGGTCATTAATGCGGTGAACCAGAGTGTCAGCGCCATTGTGGAAGCCGTGGAACAGCAGTCCCAGGCCACGGCGGAAATTGCCCAGAATGTCTCCCAGGCCTCCTTTGGTATTTCCGAGGTGAAGGAGAATGTCGGGCAGTGCTCCACGGCTGCGGATGACGTGGCCAAGAACATATCCCGGGTCAGTCTGGCGTCCAGTGAAATCTCAAACCGCAGCATTAATGTGAAATACACGGCCGAAGAGCTGTCCGGATTGGCGGCCAGACTCAATGAATTAATGGCTAAATTCAAATTGTCCTAG